In the Tribolium castaneum strain GA2 chromosome 1, icTriCast1.1, whole genome shotgun sequence genome, one interval contains:
- the LOC656713 gene encoding cysteine-rich PDZ-binding protein: MVCEKCQKKLGKVITPDPWKSGARNTTESGGRKVNENKALTASKNRFNPYTSSFETCRICRQKVHQVGSHYCQSCAYKKGICAMCGKKLLSTKNYKQSST, translated from the exons ATGGTGTGCGAAAAATGCCAAAAGAAGTTGGGCAAAGTGATAACACCAGATCCTTGGAAAAGTGGGGCTAGAAATACAACTGAGTCAGGGGGTAGGAAAGTTAACGAAAACAAGGCTTTAACAGCTAGCAAAAACAGATTTAATCCATACACGTCCAGTTTTGAGACTTGCAG aaTATGTAGGCAAAAGGTGCACCAGGTTGGGTCACATTATTGCCAGTCCTGTGCTTATAAAAAAGGAATTTGTGCGATGTGTGGTAAGAAATTGTTGAGTACGAAGAATTACAAACAATCGTCAACTTGA